One stretch of Bradyrhizobium canariense DNA includes these proteins:
- a CDS encoding amidase gives MSSTEAFVPGPRAQVPGAAAGPLAGLSFAVKDLIDVAGVPTGGGNPDWPRFAATPSRHAWVVQTLLDAGASVTGKTITDEVSLGILGENAHDGTPLNPAAPGRVPGGSSSGSASAVAAKACDFALGTDTGGSVRVPSSFCGLYGIRPTHGRIDFTGIAVQAPGSDTCGWFARDAATFARVGEVLFGSALPVTLPTTLLVAEDAFGFADENVQQALAPAVGRLAALTGQRRDITLAPQGLSIWQRAQRILQASEAWRTFQPWLDGHNPRLAFSVARSLVQGSMMTDAERNAASLMRMEACARLRLLLPAGTILCLPTTPFPAPQKGLPLHQLDPLRERISCLTSQGGLTGVPQVNLPGATVDGAPVGLSIIGARGSDLDLLRVAVAFEEQAAEKA, from the coding sequence ATGAGTTCGACCGAAGCTTTTGTGCCTGGCCCGCGCGCGCAAGTGCCGGGTGCGGCGGCGGGGCCGCTCGCCGGTCTCAGCTTCGCGGTCAAGGATCTGATCGATGTCGCCGGCGTGCCGACCGGCGGCGGCAATCCCGACTGGCCGCGCTTCGCCGCAACGCCGTCCCGTCACGCATGGGTCGTGCAGACCCTGCTCGATGCCGGCGCCTCGGTCACGGGCAAGACGATCACCGACGAAGTGTCGCTCGGCATTCTCGGCGAGAACGCGCATGACGGCACGCCGTTGAACCCGGCGGCGCCCGGCCGCGTACCGGGCGGCTCGTCGAGCGGATCGGCCTCGGCGGTGGCCGCCAAGGCCTGCGATTTTGCGCTTGGCACCGATACGGGCGGCTCGGTGCGCGTGCCGTCGAGCTTTTGCGGCCTTTACGGCATCCGGCCGACGCATGGGCGGATCGATTTCACCGGCATTGCCGTGCAGGCCCCAGGCAGCGATACCTGCGGCTGGTTCGCGCGCGATGCGGCGACGTTCGCGCGTGTTGGCGAGGTTTTGTTCGGAAGCGCCCTGCCCGTCACGCTGCCGACGACGCTCCTGGTGGCCGAGGATGCCTTCGGCTTCGCGGATGAAAATGTGCAGCAGGCGCTCGCCCCGGCCGTCGGCCGTCTCGCGGCGCTGACTGGCCAACGGCGCGACATCACATTGGCGCCGCAGGGCCTTTCGATCTGGCAGCGCGCGCAACGCATTTTGCAAGCGAGCGAAGCCTGGCGCACCTTCCAGCCCTGGCTCGACGGCCATAATCCGCGTCTCGCCTTCAGCGTGGCGCGGAGCTTGGTACAGGGTTCGATGATGACCGATGCGGAGCGCAATGCCGCAAGCCTGATGCGGATGGAAGCCTGCGCCCGGCTCCGCCTGCTGCTGCCAGCAGGCACGATCCTCTGCCTGCCGACGACGCCGTTTCCGGCGCCGCAAAAAGGTCTTCCGCTTCACCAATTGGACCCGTTGCGCGAACGCATCAGCTGCCTGACCAGCCAGGGCGGCCTCACCGGCGTGCCGCAGGTCAATCTTCCGGGCGCAACGGTCGATGGCGCGCCGGTCGGGCTTTCGATCATCGGCGCGCGCGGTTCGGACCTCGACCTTCTGCGTGTCGCTGTTGCTTTCGAAGAGCAGGCCGCCGAGAAGGCGTAG